In Fusarium musae strain F31 chromosome 7, whole genome shotgun sequence, a single window of DNA contains:
- a CDS encoding hypothetical protein (EggNog:ENOG41) — protein sequence MAPKQATLGKFFGAKGAPPQQTKLSFSSKPKKEEVKDEEEADMKVKSGSDSEKETKKRARSEDKPKPEPTPIQKEEADDESDGPVTKRARRSRRRIEEEDDDEMGEETVKKDTHASPKKSNVASTSPKVKSPKRSKPTPKAKAAKEPTPDENDDSAKEEASTASASEAELDDEADVEDKPEVAAKAREKVQTKFKSKMNDPYPDWKPGTPVPYAALCTTFSLVEMTTKRLIIMEHCSLFLRQVMRLTPEDLLPTVLLMINKLAPDYAGIELGIGESLIMKAIGETTGRSLQVIKADQKEIGDLGLVAVKSRSTQRTMFKPKALTIRGVHQGLMNIATVTGNGAQGRKVDGIKKLLAAADANSTGKVDITKDKGGPSEAKFIIRFLEGKLRLGLAERTVLVSLAQAIVAHEADAKGKVPSTSDLEKGESILKTVYSELPSYDVIIPAMLEHGIMKLRENCKLRPGVPLKPMLAKPTKAITEVLDRFEGQTFTCEYKYDGERAQIHYVAKDAPQELSEASQGAAKEAAAGVASIFSRNSEDLSRKYPDILAKLHTWVKSDTKSFVLDCETVAWDVDEKKVLPFQQLMTRKKKDVKVEDVKVKVCVFAFDLLYLNGEAVVEKALRERRELLETAFNPVEGEFSFATHMNGQELDEIQVFLDESVKASCEGLMVKMLDGTESGYEPSKRSRNWLKIKKDYLSGVGDSLDLVVLGAYYGKGKRTSVYGAFLLACYNPNSETYETVCNIGTGFSEQVLEDLHTKFSEITIDRPKPFYSHSSGGQHQPDVWFEPRYVWEVKTADLTLSPRYKAGAKEGVDPSGNKGISLRFPRFIRVRDDKKADAATTSRQVAEMYRKQESVTKNKGPSVDDDFEY from the exons ATGGCCCCAAAACAGGCGACACTCGG GAAGTTCTTTGGGGCAAAAGGTGCGCCTCCTCAACAGACAAAGCTTTCCTTCAGCAGCAAAcccaaaaaagaagaagtgaaggacgaagaggaggctgACATGAAGGTCAAATCTGGCTCCGATTCTGAGAAAG AAACAAAGAAGCGAGCAAGGTCAGAAGACAAGCCCAAACCCGAGCCTACGCCCATTCAGAAAGAGGAAGCCGATGACGAGAGCGATGGACCTGTCACCAAGCGAGCACGAAGAAGTCGAAGGCGaattgaggaagaagatgacgatgagatggGTGAAGAAACCGTGAAGAAGGACACACATGCATCCCCCAAGAAGTCAAATGTCGCAAGCACATCCCCAAAAGTCAAGTCGCCCAAGAGGTCAAAGCCAACCCCCAAAGCCAAGGCGGCCAAAGAACCAACTCCTGACGAGAACGACGATTCTGCCAAAGAAGAGGCTTcgacagcttcagcttcggaAGCCGAGCTTGACGACGAGGCAGATGTCGAGGATAAGCCTGAGGTTGCTGCCAAGGCTCGCGAGAAGGTCCAGACAAAGTTCAAGTCCAAGATGAATGACCCCTATCCTGACTGGAAGCCCGGCACCCCTGTTCCGTATGCGGCCCTGTGTACAACTTTCTCTCTTGTGGAAATGACCACCAAACGATTAATTATCATGGAGCATTGTTCTCTGTTCCTTCGCCAGGTCATGCGCCTGACCCCTGAGGATCTATTACCTACAGTCTTATTAATGATCAACAAATTGGCTCCTGACTACGCTGGCATCGAGCTTGGTATCGGCGAGTCGTTGATCATGAAGGCTATCGGCGAGACGACCGGGCGAAGTCTCCAGGTGATTAAGGCTGATCAGAAAGAAATTGGTGATCTTGGACTGGTGGCTGTAAAGAGTCGATCAACTCAGCGCACTATgttcaagcccaaggcttTGACTATCAGGGGTGTGCATCAAGGCCTAATGAACATCGCCACTGTCACTGGCAACGGTGCTCAGGGGCGCAAGGTGGATggtatcaagaagcttcttgCTGCAGCTGATGCCAACTCCACCGGTAAAGTCGATATTACTAAGGACAAAGGAGGGCCCAGTGAAGCCAAATTTATCATTCGATTCCTGGAAGGAAAGTTGAGACTTGGTCTGGCTGAGAGAACTGTGCTTGTTTCTTTGGCGCAAGCTATTGTTGCCCACGAAGCAGATGCCAAGGGTAAGGTCCCTAGTACCTCGGATCTTGAGAAGGGTGAATCGATTCTCAAGACTGTCTACAG TGAACTTCCGAGCTACGACGTGATTATTCCTGCAATGCTAGAACACGGGATCATGAAGCTTCGGGAAAATTGCAAGCTCCGACCCGGTGTACCTTTGAAGCCCATGCTGGCCAAGCCAACCAAGGCCATTACTGAAGTACTCGATCGCTTCGAGGGACAAACCTTCACCTGTGAGTATAAGTATGATGGCGAAAGAGCACAAATCCATTATGTGGCAAAGGATGCGCCTCAAGAACTAAGCGAAGCGAGTCAAGGCGCTGCCaaggaggctgctgctggtgttgctAGCATCTTTTCCAGAAACTCCGAAGATCTCTCCCGAAAGTATCCCGATATCCTTGCCAAACTCCATACCTGGGTCAAGTCGGATACCAAGAGCTTTGTCCTGGATTGTGAGACAGTGGCctgggatgttgatgagaagaaagtgTTGCCCTTCCAGCAACTCATGAcacgcaagaagaaggatgtcaaggttgaggatgtAAAGGTCAAGGTTTGCGTATTTGCATTTGATTTGTTGTACCTCAATGGAGAGGCTGTTGTTGAAAAGGCACTGCGTGAACGACGTGAGCTTCTCGAAACCGCGTTTAATCCTGTAGAAGGCGAGTTTTCCTTCGCTACGCACATGAACGGTCAAGAACTGGATGAGATCCAGGTTTTCCTTGACGAAAGTGTCAAGGCATCATGCGAGGGTCTGATGGTCAAAATGCTGGATGGAACTGAGAGTGGATATGAGCCCAGTAAGCGAAGTCGTAACTGGCTCAAG atcaagaaggattaCCTCTCCGGCGTCGGTGATTCATTGGATCTTGTTGTTTTGGGAGCATACTACGGCAAAGGCAAGCGTACATCTGTTTACGGCGCATTCCTTCTGGCCTGTTACAACCCCAACTCGGAGACATACGAAACTGTTTGCAATATTGGAACTGGCTTCTCAGAGCAGGTCTTGGAGGATCTCCATACCAAATTCTCTGAGATTACCATTGACAGGCCTAAGCCTTTTTACTCCCACTCTTCGGGTGGTCAACACCAACCTGATGTCTGGTTTGAGCCTCGGTATGTCTGGGAAGTCAAGACAGCCGATTTGACCCTCAGTCCACGGTACAAAGCCGGTGCTAAGGAGGGTGTCGACCCGTCAGGAAACAAGGGCATCAGTCTTCGATTCCCTCGCTTCATTCGTGTGCGAGATGATAAGAAAGCTGATGCTGCCACGACAAGTCGCCAGGTTGCTGAAATGTATCGCAAACAGGAGAGCGTGACAAAGAACAAGGGTCCCTCTGTtgacgatgactttgagtATTAG
- the PDA1 gene encoding alpha subunit of pyruvate dehydrogenase (EggNog:ENOG41~BUSCO:EOG09262Q8D) — MLSRALRLPRAVPMRTKLAAPAFTAIRSVTTDAASASLSHSVPKSDDEPFSVNLSDESFETYELDPPPYTLEVTKKELKDMYREMVITRQMEMAADRLYKEKKIRGFCHLSTGQEAVAVGIEHAITKEDDIITAYRCHGYALMRGATVRSIIGELLGRREGVSYGKGGSMHMFAKSFYGGNGIVGAQVPVGAGLAFAHKYNGNKNASIILYGDGASNQGQVFEAFNMAKLWNLPALFGCENNKYGMGTAAARSSALTDYYKRGQYIPGLKVNGMDVLAVKAAVKYGKEWTAADKGPLVLEYVTYRYGGHSMSDPGTTYRTREEIQRMRSTNDPIAGLKQKILDWEITSEEELKKIDKEARAHVNEEVAAAEAMAAPEPKPEILFEDIYVRGSEPEYIRGRIPEENHYFQ, encoded by the exons ATGTTGTCTCGAGCTCTCCGTCTTCCCAGGGCTGTGCCTATGCGCACCAAGCTCGCTGCTCCCGCTTTCACTGCCATTCGCTCTGTCACCACTGATGCCGCTTCGGCGTCCCTGAGCCACTCAGTTCCCAAG TCCGATGACGAGCCTTTCTCTGTTAACCTCAGCGATGAGAGCTTCGAGACCTACGAGCTGGACCCCCCTCCTTACACCCTGGAGGTGACTAAGAAGGAGTTGAAGGACATGTACCGCGAGATGGTCATCACCCG AcagatggagatggcggcCGATCGTCTgtacaaggagaagaagattcgTGGTTTCTGCCACTTGTCTACCGGCCAGGAGGCTGTTGCCGTTGGTATTGAGCATGCCATCACCAAGGAGGACGATATTATCACCGCTTACCGATGCCACGGCTACGCTTTGATGCGTGGTGCTACCGTTCGATCCATCATTGGCGAGCTGCTTGGCCGACGTGAGGGTGTCTCCTACGGCAAGGGTGGTTCTATGCACATGTTCGCCAAGAGCTTCTACGGCGGTAACGGTATCGTCGGTGCTCAGGTTCCCGTTGGTGCCGGCCTTGCCTTTGCTCACAAGTACAATGGCAACAAGAACGCTTCTATCATCCTCTACGGTGATGGTGCTAGCAATCAGGGCCAGGTCTTTGAGGCtttcaacatggccaagctcTGGAACCTCCCTGCCCTCTTTGGCTGCGAGA ACAACAAGTACGGTATGGGTACCGCTGCTGCTCGTTCTTCCGCTTTGACCGACTACTACAAGCGTGGACAGTACATCCCCGGTCTGAAGGTCAACGGTATGGATGTCCTTGCCGTTAAGGCCGCTGTCAAGTACGGCAAGGAGTGGACTGCTGCCGACAAGGGACCTCTCGTCCTTGAGTACGTCACCTACCGATATGGAGGTCACTCCATGTCTGATCCCGGTACCACCTACCGAACCCGTGAGGAGATTCAGCGCATGCGATCCACCAACGATCCCATTGCTGGACTCAAGCAGAAGATCCTGGACTGGGAGATCACAAGtgaggaggagctcaagaagattgacAAGGAGGCTCGTGCCCACGTCAACgaggaggttgctgctgctgaggccatGGCCGCTCCTGAGCCCAAGCCTGAGATTCTGTTTGAGGATATCTACGTTCGTGGATCCGAGCCCGAGTACATCCGTGGCCGTATTCCCGAGGAGAACCACTACTTCCAGTAG